One Mycolicibacterium crocinum DNA window includes the following coding sequences:
- a CDS encoding DUF559 domain-containing protein, protein MEPFIGSVAVRRGDLTRNELARDHRAIYKDVYLRRDIELTAHLRARAAWLATGATLCGVSAAAVFGTKWLDPSAPAEIVRSDRHAPRGIVVHTWDLESDEMCLAGGMRVTTAARTVFDLGRCVPAVRAIPIVDALMNATGLKPAAVQVVADRYPGARGVKRLRSILELVDGGAESPQETRLRLMLVGAGLPRPETQIEFRDLHIRVDMGWREWKVAVEYDGVQHWADGRQRAWDLERIAQLEAAGWVVVRVSADMMKRPEIIVERVASKLRAAGCAV, encoded by the coding sequence ATGGAGCCATTCATCGGAAGTGTCGCCGTACGCCGGGGAGACCTCACCCGTAACGAACTTGCCCGCGATCACCGGGCCATCTACAAAGACGTCTACCTACGCCGCGACATCGAACTGACCGCCCACCTACGGGCGCGGGCCGCCTGGCTGGCCACGGGTGCGACGTTGTGCGGGGTGTCGGCGGCTGCGGTGTTCGGCACCAAGTGGCTCGACCCGTCGGCGCCGGCAGAGATCGTGCGCAGCGACCGGCACGCGCCGCGCGGCATCGTCGTCCACACGTGGGATCTGGAATCCGACGAGATGTGCCTGGCCGGTGGCATGCGAGTGACCACGGCGGCGCGCACAGTCTTCGACCTGGGCCGCTGCGTTCCTGCGGTACGAGCCATCCCGATCGTGGACGCGCTGATGAACGCCACCGGTCTTAAGCCGGCCGCAGTGCAGGTCGTGGCAGATCGCTACCCCGGGGCCCGCGGAGTCAAGCGGCTGCGCTCGATCCTCGAGCTGGTCGACGGGGGCGCAGAGTCTCCGCAGGAGACCCGGCTGCGGTTGATGCTCGTCGGCGCGGGGCTGCCGCGGCCAGAAACGCAGATCGAATTCCGGGATCTTCACATTCGTGTCGACATGGGCTGGCGGGAATGGAAGGTCGCCGTTGAATACGACGGTGTTCAGCATTGGGCCGATGGTCGGCAGCGGGCGTGGGACCTGGAACGAATCGCCCAGTTGGAAGCCGCCGGCTGGGTCGTCGTTCGTGTCAGCGCCGACATGATGAAGCGACCGGAGATCATCGTTGAACGAGTGGCCAGCAAGCTGCGCGCCGCCGGGTGCGCCGTCTAG
- a CDS encoding pyridoxamine 5'-phosphate oxidase family protein, which produces MSVKVDLDQLAGTLADYLFGYLITVSDDHRAHTVAVDPQLVAGVLDVGSVGNSTRRNALAHPDVTMVWPPREPGGYSLIVDGRGELADDQLRVIPLRAVLHRPAVPGVPTASGCGDDCVPL; this is translated from the coding sequence ATGAGCGTCAAGGTGGACCTCGACCAGCTCGCCGGCACGCTGGCCGACTATCTGTTCGGCTATCTGATCACCGTCAGCGACGACCACCGCGCGCACACTGTGGCGGTGGACCCTCAGCTCGTCGCCGGTGTCCTCGACGTCGGCTCGGTGGGCAACAGCACGCGGCGCAATGCGCTCGCCCATCCCGACGTCACGATGGTGTGGCCGCCCCGAGAGCCAGGCGGATACAGCCTGATCGTCGACGGCCGCGGAGAGCTCGCCGACGATCAGCTGCGGGTGATCCCCCTCCGCGCGGTGCTGCACCGGCCGGCCGTCCCGGGTGTGCCGACGGCGTCGGGCTGCGGCGACGACTGCGTCCCGCTCTAA
- a CDS encoding SDR family NAD(P)-dependent oxidoreductase, protein MPLPTPSPTSTAVVTGASSGIGADLARELAARGYGVTLVARREDKLRELAAELGSQVRVEVVAADVADPDARAALFDEVERRGLTVDILVNNAGIGTMGPVKDASVDDEIAQVRVNVEAVIDLTTRAVQQMVPRGRGAILNVGSTAGFQPFPGQAGYAATKAFVRSYTDGVRAELAGTGVTIATLNPGPVRTGFLQAAGMDERTFADAFPKFMWEPSRDVAKAGIDALDDDRGSVIPGLASQVSTRIFQLLPQRVLLPLLVKQHPALRR, encoded by the coding sequence ATGCCGCTGCCTACACCGTCACCCACGTCTACCGCCGTCGTCACCGGAGCCTCCTCGGGCATCGGCGCCGACCTCGCCCGTGAACTCGCCGCTCGCGGCTACGGTGTCACGCTCGTCGCCCGTCGCGAGGACAAGCTCCGCGAGCTCGCCGCAGAACTCGGCAGCCAGGTCCGTGTCGAAGTCGTCGCCGCCGATGTCGCCGACCCCGACGCCCGCGCCGCACTGTTCGACGAAGTCGAACGCCGCGGTCTGACCGTCGACATCCTGGTCAACAATGCCGGCATCGGCACCATGGGCCCGGTCAAGGACGCGTCGGTCGATGACGAGATCGCCCAGGTCCGCGTCAACGTCGAAGCTGTCATCGACTTGACGACGCGTGCGGTGCAACAGATGGTGCCGCGCGGCCGCGGAGCGATCCTCAATGTCGGCTCGACCGCCGGCTTCCAGCCCTTCCCTGGGCAAGCGGGCTACGCGGCGACAAAGGCATTCGTCCGGTCCTACACAGACGGGGTGCGCGCAGAGTTGGCGGGCACCGGCGTCACCATCGCCACCCTGAACCCGGGCCCGGTGCGCACTGGATTCCTTCAGGCCGCGGGGATGGACGAGCGGACGTTCGCCGACGCCTTTCCGAAGTTCATGTGGGAGCCGTCGCGAGATGTCGCCAAGGCTGGTATCGACGCGCTGGACGACGACCGCGGCAGCGTGATCCCCGGTCTGGCGAGCCAGGTGTCGACGCGCATCTTCCAACTCTTGCCGCAGCGTGTGCTGCTACCGCTGTTGGTCAAGCAGCATCCAGCGCTACGCCGCTGA
- a CDS encoding carboxymuconolactone decarboxylase family protein, translated as MSRVAPLPQPWSPQDAADIGSWGHPDRTYEPLLLVRCLQRHPDMARKLRKMGESLYVDTKLPPRVRTIAILRICGLVHCAYEWGGQAAFWGPIAGVSGEEADALAVGSPDDPRWSASERVLIDAVDELERTGSWSSSTWTALGESFDDEQRMELLIAVGWYRTVCTLCNGLDLPVEGWMRPWPSSAA; from the coding sequence TTGAGCCGGGTCGCGCCGCTGCCCCAGCCCTGGAGTCCGCAGGACGCCGCCGACATCGGCAGCTGGGGTCACCCGGACCGGACCTACGAACCGCTGCTGCTGGTGCGCTGCTTGCAGCGCCACCCCGACATGGCGCGCAAGCTGCGCAAGATGGGCGAATCGCTCTACGTCGACACAAAGCTGCCACCGCGGGTGCGCACGATCGCAATCCTGCGGATCTGCGGGCTGGTGCACTGCGCCTACGAATGGGGTGGGCAGGCTGCGTTCTGGGGTCCGATCGCCGGGGTCTCCGGCGAGGAGGCCGACGCGCTGGCGGTCGGTTCCCCGGATGACCCCCGGTGGAGCGCCTCGGAGCGGGTGCTCATCGACGCGGTCGACGAGCTGGAGCGCACCGGGTCGTGGTCGTCGTCGACGTGGACCGCGCTCGGCGAGAGCTTCGACGACGAGCAGCGCATGGAACTGCTGATTGCCGTCGGCTGGTACCGGACGGTGTGCACGCTGTGCAACGGTCTGGACTTGCCAGTCGAGGGCTGGATGCGGCCCTGGCCGTCGTCAGCGGCGTAG
- a CDS encoding N-acyl-D-amino-acid deacylase family protein: protein MSYDLVIRNGTIVDGLGGAPYRGDVAVSDGVIAAVGTVSETGEREIDATGLLVTPGFVDLHTHYDGQAIWSDRMTPSSAHGVTTAVMGNCGVGFAPCRPEDHDVLVDVMAGVEDIPGVVMVDGLPWTWETFPEFLDALESRQRDIDVAAFLPHSPLRVYVMGQRGVDRELPTAEDLALMRKLAEEAIRAGALGFASSRLTLHKTSGGQPIPSYEAQYEEIEAIARGVDDAGGGLLQFVPDLMAGDYEGALSAVFDVASEVGLPVTFTLAIGNAGPPIHLDALRMVEKANANGGDVTGQIFPRPIGLVLGLDLSGNPFVMYPAYREIADLPLAERVAEMRKPEVRERILNDSPASDGHPLMFAAQAWNYMYPLGDPPNYEPSPEDSIGARAAARGVSPLEEAYDRLLDDDGHAMLLVTLANFRDNSLDTVAELIQRDDVVLGLGDGGAHYGMICDASFPTYMLTHWVRDRESGRLSVERVIQELTSVPARIAGLADRGRLAVGYKADINVIDSEALRLHQPTVKSDLPAGGRRLDQTADGYVATIVSGEVISENGVPTSARPGRLIRGRQPAPLS from the coding sequence ATGAGTTACGACTTGGTCATCCGCAACGGCACGATCGTCGACGGCTTGGGCGGTGCGCCGTACCGCGGCGACGTCGCCGTGTCCGACGGTGTCATCGCCGCGGTCGGCACCGTCTCCGAAACCGGTGAGCGCGAGATCGACGCGACCGGCCTGCTCGTCACACCCGGATTCGTCGATCTCCACACCCATTACGACGGACAGGCGATCTGGTCAGACCGGATGACGCCGTCGTCCGCGCATGGCGTGACGACCGCGGTCATGGGCAACTGCGGCGTCGGGTTCGCGCCGTGCCGCCCGGAAGATCACGACGTCCTGGTCGACGTGATGGCCGGCGTCGAGGACATCCCCGGCGTGGTGATGGTCGACGGACTGCCATGGACATGGGAGACCTTCCCCGAATTTCTCGACGCCCTGGAATCGCGCCAGCGGGACATCGACGTCGCGGCGTTTCTCCCGCACTCCCCGCTTCGCGTCTACGTTATGGGCCAGCGCGGTGTCGACCGCGAACTGCCCACCGCCGAGGATCTGGCGCTGATGCGCAAGTTGGCCGAGGAAGCGATCCGCGCCGGCGCGCTGGGCTTCGCTTCGTCGCGGCTCACGTTGCACAAAACATCTGGCGGGCAACCGATTCCGAGCTACGAGGCGCAGTACGAAGAGATCGAGGCGATCGCCCGCGGCGTCGACGACGCAGGAGGTGGCCTGCTGCAGTTCGTGCCGGATCTGATGGCGGGTGACTATGAGGGTGCCTTGAGCGCCGTGTTCGACGTCGCCTCGGAAGTCGGTCTGCCCGTGACGTTCACGCTCGCGATCGGCAACGCCGGTCCGCCGATCCACCTCGACGCGCTACGCATGGTCGAGAAGGCCAACGCCAACGGCGGCGACGTAACCGGCCAGATCTTCCCGCGCCCGATCGGACTGGTGCTCGGCCTGGACCTGTCGGGCAACCCGTTCGTCATGTATCCGGCGTACCGCGAGATCGCCGATCTGCCGTTGGCCGAGCGCGTGGCTGAGATGCGTAAACCCGAAGTGCGGGAACGTATTCTGAACGACAGTCCGGCCAGCGACGGGCATCCGCTGATGTTCGCGGCCCAAGCGTGGAACTACATGTACCCGCTTGGCGATCCGCCGAATTATGAGCCGTCGCCGGAGGATTCGATCGGGGCACGAGCGGCCGCGCGCGGCGTCAGCCCGCTGGAGGAGGCCTACGACCGGCTGCTCGACGACGACGGTCACGCCATGTTGCTGGTCACACTCGCCAACTTCCGCGACAACTCGCTGGACACGGTCGCGGAGCTGATTCAGCGCGACGACGTCGTCCTCGGTCTGGGTGACGGGGGTGCGCACTACGGAATGATCTGCGACGCAAGCTTTCCCACCTACATGCTCACACACTGGGTGCGTGACCGGGAGTCCGGCCGACTGTCGGTGGAACGGGTGATCCAGGAGCTGACGTCGGTGCCCGCGCGCATCGCCGGACTGGCGGACCGCGGCCGGCTCGCGGTGGGATACAAGGCCGACATCAACGTGATCGACTCCGAAGCGTTGCGGCTGCACCAGCCGACCGTCAAGTCTGACCTGCCCGCGGGCGGGCGACGGCTCGACCAGACCGCCGACGGTTATGTCGCGACGATCGTCTCCGGTGAGGTGATTTCGGAGAACGGGGTCCCGACGTCGGCCCGCCCGGGGCGGCTGATCCGCGGACGTCAACCCGCGCCGCTCTCTTGA
- a CDS encoding VOC family protein, with product MIDHFGINCDNYAESQEFYDKVLHVLGFHRVMDFGEAIGYGTEGKPAFWIADASVGDATGPNREVHIAFEAKDAESVQAFFHTALALGVEPLHAPRLWPEYHPGYYGAFVRDPEGNNVEAVFHGAQPEAQVPTNSA from the coding sequence GTGATCGATCACTTCGGAATCAACTGTGACAACTACGCCGAATCCCAAGAGTTCTACGACAAGGTTCTTCACGTTCTCGGTTTCCACCGGGTGATGGACTTCGGTGAAGCCATCGGCTACGGCACCGAGGGCAAGCCGGCGTTCTGGATCGCCGATGCCTCAGTCGGGGACGCGACCGGGCCCAACCGTGAGGTGCACATCGCTTTCGAGGCCAAGGACGCCGAATCGGTGCAGGCCTTCTTCCATACCGCCCTGGCGCTGGGCGTCGAGCCGCTGCACGCGCCGCGGTTGTGGCCCGAGTACCACCCCGGCTACTACGGCGCGTTCGTCCGCGACCCCGAGGGCAACAACGTCGAAGCGGTGTTCCACGGCGCCCAGCCTGAGGCTCAGGTCCCCACGAACTCCGCGTAG
- a CDS encoding mycothiol transferase encodes MADSLSDADAARELLRDSFTRIIEHVQDITDDLTDEVSFFRPTATANSIAWLVWHSARVQDAQLADIAGTDQVWFSGGWVDRFDLDLPRDAHGYGHTPEEVGKVRAPADLLAGYYHAVHKVTLEYIASVTTDELARVVDTNWNPPVTASMRLVSIIDDCAQHLGQAAYVRGIAR; translated from the coding sequence ATGGCTGACTCACTGTCTGACGCGGATGCGGCCCGTGAACTTCTGCGGGATTCCTTCACCCGCATCATCGAGCACGTCCAGGACATCACCGACGATCTGACCGACGAGGTCTCGTTCTTCCGGCCGACTGCGACGGCCAACAGCATCGCCTGGCTGGTGTGGCACAGCGCGCGGGTCCAGGATGCGCAGCTCGCCGACATCGCCGGAACCGATCAGGTGTGGTTCAGCGGTGGCTGGGTGGACCGGTTCGATCTGGACCTGCCCCGGGATGCGCACGGCTACGGCCACACCCCCGAGGAGGTCGGCAAGGTCCGCGCGCCCGCCGATCTGCTGGCCGGCTACTACCACGCCGTGCACAAGGTGACTCTGGAGTACATCGCCAGCGTCACCACCGACGAGCTGGCCCGCGTCGTCGACACGAACTGGAATCCGCCGGTGACCGCGAGCATGCGGTTGGTCAGCATCATCGACGACTGCGCCCAGCACCTGGGTCAGGCGGCCTACGTGCGGGGCATCGCCCGCTGA
- a CDS encoding PA-phosphatase — protein sequence MGLLGWAVGKGSTPVDDWFQRANGGVLGWLLFFTDQRTTLVILVAALGLAAYRRRWLLLAVVAVSPVAAVWLSRLFKELFGRTKGGAVAYPSGHITLMVVVLGLALLVVGARLYAVVAVVWALLGMLGQSVTYHYFTDAVGGLLLGSAIVCSVFAVIGQNN from the coding sequence ATGGGACTGCTCGGCTGGGCCGTGGGGAAGGGATCGACGCCGGTCGACGACTGGTTCCAGCGAGCGAACGGCGGCGTGCTGGGATGGTTGCTGTTCTTCACCGATCAGCGCACGACGCTGGTGATCCTGGTCGCCGCGCTGGGGTTGGCCGCCTACCGGCGGCGTTGGCTGCTGCTTGCTGTGGTGGCAGTGAGTCCCGTTGCCGCCGTGTGGCTTTCACGCCTGTTCAAGGAATTGTTCGGCCGCACTAAGGGTGGGGCGGTCGCGTATCCCAGCGGCCACATCACGCTCATGGTCGTGGTGCTCGGCCTGGCGCTTTTGGTGGTGGGTGCGCGGCTGTATGCCGTGGTGGCCGTCGTCTGGGCGCTGCTGGGCATGCTGGGCCAGTCGGTGACCTACCACTACTTCACCGACGCCGTCGGCGGGCTTCTCCTGGGCAGCGCAATCGTCTGCAGCGTGTTTGCTGTAATCGGTCAAAACAATTGA
- the ppk2 gene encoding polyphosphate kinase 2 yields the protein MSLDSHGYTIFDDDDDDPVLLDAAGLAVDTWRENYPYDERLTRNEYEEQKRLLQIELLKLQKWSQAHGLRHVIVFEGRDAAGKGGTIKRFMEHLNPRGARVVALEKPTEKERTQWYFQRYVNHLPAAGEIVMFDRSWYNRAGVERVMGYCTPKQHAEFIRQAPLFEQMLVNDGISLTKLWFSVSSSEQRTRFTIRQVDPVRQWKLSPTDLASLDKWDDYTSAKEDMFAWTDTEIAPWTVIKSNDKKRARINAMRHVLSKFNYDNKDSEVVGLPDPLIVGRATHSD from the coding sequence GTGTCACTCGATAGCCATGGCTACACGATTTTCGATGACGACGATGACGACCCGGTGCTGCTGGATGCCGCCGGGCTGGCCGTCGACACGTGGCGGGAGAATTACCCGTACGACGAGCGGCTGACTCGCAACGAGTACGAAGAGCAGAAGCGGCTGCTGCAGATCGAGCTGCTGAAGCTGCAGAAGTGGAGCCAGGCCCACGGGCTGCGGCACGTCATCGTCTTCGAGGGGCGCGATGCTGCCGGTAAGGGCGGCACCATCAAACGGTTCATGGAGCACCTGAACCCGCGGGGCGCGCGGGTCGTCGCACTGGAGAAGCCGACCGAGAAGGAACGCACCCAGTGGTACTTCCAGCGCTACGTCAACCATCTTCCGGCTGCCGGCGAGATCGTTATGTTCGACCGGTCCTGGTACAACCGGGCCGGTGTGGAGCGGGTGATGGGGTACTGCACGCCCAAGCAGCACGCCGAGTTCATCCGGCAGGCGCCGCTGTTCGAGCAGATGCTGGTCAACGACGGGATCAGCCTGACGAAGTTGTGGTTCTCGGTGTCCTCGAGCGAGCAGCGCACCCGGTTCACGATCCGGCAGGTCGATCCGGTGCGGCAGTGGAAACTGTCGCCGACGGATCTGGCGTCGCTGGACAAGTGGGACGACTACACCTCGGCCAAGGAAGACATGTTCGCCTGGACCGATACCGAGATCGCGCCGTGGACCGTCATCAAAAGCAACGACAAGAAACGGGCGCGGATCAACGCGATGCGCCATGTGCTGAGTAAGTTCAACTACGACAACAAAGATTCTGAGGTGGTCGGTCTGCCCGACCCCTTGATCGTGGGCCGCGCGACTCACTCCGACTGA
- a CDS encoding DUF2889 domain-containing protein — MPFGTDIVGPQRPVTEWPPLRPGTRRRTSTIDTHPQNPHTGDVQLRARDVQSNSSGNHDVLDDVVVLARLTDRVIDEISGDDPRLGRLRGARVGAGFRAIVRDLLGSDIAGSPALYLLLDDWVGASLVTGYGAHHADITGGVEWPMSDGISDHLTGICSGFAPGASAVDFSRRNLLMPCVRGPLAPPLGEMHPAEPLRPHGMRRMRRLDVLPDGAAAAFDAHFRDSHVDAEGIETIVHEYTVVGEIDLASLSISHLAAQARVLPWQECPGALASAQRVVGMAVGDVRDRVRTEFTGISTCTHLNDTLRSLTDAQALLAAG; from the coding sequence ATGCCCTTCGGCACCGACATCGTCGGCCCGCAGAGGCCCGTCACCGAGTGGCCGCCCCTGCGGCCGGGAACACGGCGCAGAACGAGCACGATCGACACACATCCGCAGAACCCACACACAGGCGATGTGCAATTGCGTGCCCGCGACGTTCAGTCGAATTCGTCGGGCAACCACGACGTGCTCGACGACGTCGTCGTACTGGCCCGATTGACCGATCGCGTGATCGACGAGATCAGCGGCGACGACCCACGATTGGGCCGACTGCGGGGCGCACGGGTGGGGGCGGGTTTCCGTGCGATCGTCAGGGATCTACTCGGAAGCGACATTGCTGGCTCGCCCGCTCTCTACCTATTGCTCGACGACTGGGTGGGTGCGTCGCTGGTGACGGGTTATGGGGCGCACCACGCCGACATCACCGGCGGGGTGGAGTGGCCGATGTCGGACGGCATATCCGACCACCTGACAGGTATCTGTTCGGGCTTCGCTCCCGGTGCATCGGCCGTCGACTTCTCCCGGCGCAATCTGCTGATGCCGTGCGTGCGTGGGCCGCTCGCGCCGCCGCTGGGGGAGATGCACCCCGCGGAACCCCTTCGCCCGCATGGGATGCGGCGGATGCGCAGGCTTGATGTTCTCCCAGACGGCGCAGCGGCCGCGTTCGACGCGCATTTCCGTGACTCCCACGTCGACGCCGAGGGCATCGAGACGATCGTGCACGAGTACACCGTCGTCGGTGAGATCGACCTGGCCTCGCTTTCGATTTCGCACCTGGCGGCGCAGGCGCGGGTGCTGCCCTGGCAGGAATGCCCGGGCGCCTTGGCCAGTGCGCAGCGGGTCGTCGGCATGGCGGTGGGCGACGTGCGCGACCGCGTCCGCACCGAGTTCACCGGTATCTCGACGTGCACCCACCTCAACGACACCCTCCGGTCGCTGACTGATGCGCAGGCGCTACTTGCTGCGGGCTAG
- a CDS encoding DUF2563 family protein produces the protein MQVDVDEMRSGANRSYNAASFAMEGADQLSRANPASGIFGAFPAAESFHGALSDAHSNHIQRLRDHENRLGVLGDKGHKTASVFVEMEERNAEALRSVL, from the coding sequence GTGCAGGTCGACGTCGATGAGATGCGGTCGGGCGCAAACCGCTCGTACAACGCTGCCTCTTTTGCGATGGAGGGCGCCGACCAGCTGAGCCGTGCCAACCCGGCGTCGGGCATCTTCGGTGCGTTCCCGGCAGCAGAGTCGTTTCACGGCGCACTGTCCGATGCGCACAGCAACCACATCCAGCGGCTACGCGACCACGAGAACCGGCTCGGGGTCCTGGGCGATAAGGGCCACAAGACCGCGTCGGTGTTCGTCGAGATGGAGGAGCGCAACGCCGAAGCTCTGCGTTCAGTGCTGTGA
- a CDS encoding prolyl oligopeptidase family serine peptidase, with product MEGMADDDPYLWLEDIAGDEQLDWVRKHNDPTIAEFSGELFEQLRSEALEVLDTDARIPYVRRRGEYLYNFWRDASNPRGLWRRTTLGSYLSEDPEWDVIIDVDALAAADGEKWVWAGADVIEPDLSRALVSLSPGGSDAAIVREFDMLTREFVTGGFELPEAKSRVSWEDVDTLLVGTDFGPDSMTESGYPRMVKRWRRGQPLADAETVFTGPVTDVAVGASVDRTPGYERTHVSRAVDFFNDEVYELRSGELIRIDAPTDASLSIHREWLLIELRSDWETGTASYRTGSLLAARYDEFLAGTAELAVIFEPDERSSLHQYSWTLDRLLLVTLVDVASRVEVVTPGSWLREPVAGVEGNTVIVATDEHGDEIFLDSSDFITPSRLLYGRAGAELTEIKRAPSFFDAADLAVSQYFATSDDGTAVPYFVVGHKHDQTPGPTLLGGYGGFEVSRTPGYDGVLGRLWLSRGGTYVLANIRGGGEYGPSWHTQAMREGRHKVAEDFAAVASDLVARGITTVAQLGAQGGSNGGLLMGIMLTKYPQLFGALVCQVPLLDMRRFHLLLAGASWVAEYGDPDDPQDWEFISEYSPYQNISTDKRYPPVLVTTSTRDDRVHPGHARKMTAALEAAGHPVWYYENIEGGHAGAADNAQTAFKSALSYSFLHRMLG from the coding sequence ATGGAGGGCATGGCTGACGACGACCCGTACCTGTGGCTCGAAGACATCGCCGGTGACGAGCAGCTCGACTGGGTGCGCAAGCACAACGATCCGACCATCGCCGAGTTCAGCGGTGAGCTGTTCGAGCAGCTGCGCAGCGAGGCGCTGGAGGTGCTCGACACCGATGCGCGGATCCCGTATGTGCGCCGGCGCGGCGAGTATCTGTACAACTTCTGGCGCGACGCGAGCAACCCGAGAGGCTTGTGGCGGCGGACCACACTGGGAAGCTACCTGAGCGAGGATCCCGAGTGGGACGTCATCATCGACGTCGACGCGTTGGCGGCGGCTGACGGTGAGAAGTGGGTGTGGGCCGGCGCCGACGTCATCGAACCGGACCTCAGCCGCGCACTGGTGTCCTTGTCGCCGGGCGGCTCGGATGCGGCCATCGTGCGCGAATTCGACATGCTGACACGGGAATTCGTGACCGGCGGGTTCGAGCTACCGGAGGCGAAATCACGTGTCTCCTGGGAGGACGTGGACACCCTGCTGGTGGGAACGGATTTCGGACCCGATTCGATGACCGAGTCCGGCTATCCCCGGATGGTGAAGCGCTGGCGGCGTGGCCAGCCGTTGGCTGACGCGGAGACGGTATTCACCGGTCCGGTCACGGATGTGGCCGTGGGGGCGTCCGTCGACCGGACCCCCGGGTACGAACGCACGCACGTGAGCCGAGCCGTCGACTTCTTCAACGACGAGGTGTACGAGCTCCGATCCGGCGAACTCATTCGCATTGACGCCCCGACCGACGCGAGCCTGTCGATTCACCGCGAGTGGCTCCTGATCGAATTGCGCAGCGACTGGGAGACGGGCACCGCGTCGTACCGGACCGGGTCGCTGCTGGCCGCGAGGTACGACGAGTTCCTGGCCGGCACAGCCGAATTGGCTGTCATCTTCGAGCCCGACGAACGTTCCAGTCTGCACCAGTACTCGTGGACGCTCGATCGGCTGCTACTGGTGACTCTGGTCGATGTAGCCAGCCGGGTGGAGGTCGTGACGCCGGGATCCTGGCTTCGGGAACCGGTCGCGGGCGTGGAGGGCAACACGGTGATCGTCGCCACCGATGAACACGGCGACGAAATCTTTTTGGATTCCAGCGATTTCATCACGCCGTCGCGACTGCTGTACGGCCGGGCAGGCGCCGAGCTTACCGAGATCAAACGGGCGCCGTCGTTCTTCGATGCCGCGGACTTGGCGGTGTCCCAGTATTTCGCCACCTCCGATGACGGCACGGCGGTCCCCTACTTCGTCGTCGGCCACAAACACGATCAGACGCCAGGCCCGACGCTGCTGGGCGGTTACGGCGGATTCGAGGTGTCTCGCACTCCGGGTTACGACGGAGTGTTGGGTCGGCTGTGGCTGTCGCGGGGCGGTACGTACGTGCTGGCGAACATCCGCGGCGGCGGCGAGTACGGACCGAGCTGGCACACGCAGGCGATGCGCGAGGGCCGGCACAAGGTGGCCGAGGATTTCGCCGCGGTGGCAAGCGATCTGGTCGCCCGCGGGATCACCACCGTCGCGCAGCTGGGTGCTCAGGGCGGCAGCAACGGCGGCCTGCTGATGGGCATCATGCTGACGAAGTACCCGCAGCTTTTCGGCGCGCTGGTGTGCCAGGTTCCGCTGCTGGATATGAGGCGGTTCCATCTGCTGCTGGCCGGAGCGTCGTGGGTCGCCGAGTACGGCGACCCGGACGATCCGCAGGACTGGGAGTTCATCTCGGAGTACTCGCCGTACCAGAACATTTCGACGGACAAGCGCTATCCACCGGTGCTGGTGACGACGTCGACGCGTGACGACCGGGTGCATCCGGGTCACGCCCGGAAGATGACGGCTGCGCTCGAGGCCGCGGGACATCCGGTCTGGTACTACGAGAACATCGAGGGCGGCCATGCTGGGGCGGCCGACAACGCGCAGACCGCCTTCAAGTCGGCGCTGAGTTACTCGTTCCTGCATCGCATGCTGGGCTGA